ACAATTGATAAAACATTGTTATATATTATAGGTACCAAGCGTTAAATCTTACACTATGGGCTATTGtcgtaaaaaataaaataaaataatacaaatcacgttacctgaaattttttaaattctcaattttttcgcaattcgccattttaattgtttaaaaagaTATGAGAGGAGGAGAGTTAAGACACTCAGCTTCTCTGTACTCTCCCGTGCCTCCATACGtctaaaacttacaattttcatACGAATTAGTTTCTTACAATTAGTAGATTCGGAGACGAATTAGTTACATTCGTATTAGTTTTACTCATTGTGTTTTAGGTTTTAAACAATCTATCAtagtcaatttttatattacaGGCATTTGGCTCATGTCGGTCCAATGGGATcatcggaaattgaaaatcttcgGACGAGCGATAATGTGATTGATACGGTTAATGAAAGGTTTGTGATCTACAAGCATTACTTGAATTCAATGTGGATGAATAAAGAATTCAGCAGCTACTACATAAGACCCTCCTCGTCGAATAGTACACTCCGATCgcagagaaaagaaaaagatgtAGGGAACTATTTAATtacttttctccaaaaaagttcaacttttcAGAGAGTTGGACTAGATGATGCTTTCCCATCAGcttcaaaaagtgaagaagAGGTTGAAGTTGTCAGAGGTTACGAGAATCAACCAACATCCCACCAATACATAAATATTGCTCCACCACGTCCGagcaagaaaaattataaggCTCCAGCTCCCCCTACTCCTCCTCCACAGTGAGTATTTGTATGACATTTTCTAACAACacagtttttgaattagttttttaCCTCAATTCCAAGAAGTACTTCCTTTAGAATTAAGTTTCTTACTGGCGCTTTCAAATTTGACAACTGAATCAAAAGTTGGTTGAGAATTAAACTTTCAGGAACAGCAAGCCGAATTTGATCTTCAACGCCCAAGACGACGAGGAGGAAACATCAGAAATCTCAGAGCAACCTGTAGTTTTTCGGTATTTCTTGATTGGACcctgaagtttaaaaatttttcaattttcaggtcaatCTCCCACACTTCGAATATCTCAACACACATAGCTCCACCTCCAAAAATCCAAACCGCCGACCGAATCGTTGCACCGAAGCCTAACTCTCTGGTGATCGAAAGACCGGGTGATCTTGGTGGTGCTTTTAGTTTCGGTCTCGATGATTGCATTCCAATTGTTAAAAGTACACCACCTCTCAATACACTTTCTCCGTTGCATCGGCCTTTGGCAATCCCGAAGAATCAGGAGGAGACACCGATATTGAGTCCGGCGAGTCCGCCGGATGACTCGAATTATATGTCAACTATTCGGAGCACATCCGTTCAAGGGAGAAAGATCTTGGATGAGCTTGACGATTGGTTGGATGACCTGGATGATCTCGATAGGGATCAATTATCCACAATCAGTACTGACGAATCGGGTTATCCGACGCTTGCACTAGAAAAAGATCGGGCTTTTATGAAGCATTTGGTGGAGAAGTATGAGTTGGGGGTAGCTCCAGAGACAATTAGACTTCGGAAGAAAAAAGGACCGGCTCCAAAAGCTCCAAGCCTCCCTCCAGACCTCTCCTCTCCAACATTCCAAGCTCCAGGATTTATTCCTGCGTTCTCCGCTCGGCCTGTGAGTATGCCTCCCAACCGACCACCTCCCTCATATGAAGCTCCAAGCTTTGATGCTCCCGAAGCTCCTGGTACAGTATTAATCAATGGAAGAGCCTTGACAAAGCAAAATGCGCTAGACCTCCGCTCAAGTGACGAAAGTGGAGTACCTCCTGCAATTGCCAGGTTCTTATATGATAAGAGGATCAAGTCAGCAACAATGCCAATGTCCATCGGAAGAATGACGTCTTCATCTGGGAACACGGATGTTTCCACTACCTCGTCAAGATCAAATGCAGATACTGTGTCAAGTATTCTGTCGACGGTTGGGGAGGATGATGATGTGGAAGTTCTGAAAAGGGATCGGGAAGTTGAAGAAGAGTTTGTACCGCCCGTGCCAAAGCCGAGGAGCAGAAAGACGGTAAGCTTTCTTGTGTGATCCACAAGATCAGTTATGTAGGTGCAACATTAAGAGAGGAATTACGGAATTAAAGTATtactttcaacttttgaatcaTATTTCTGACCATTTGATGAGTCACCATAAAATAGATATTTGTGAATCTGAatgagagggggggggggcaaaAGTTTCAAGAACGGGTGCTCCTGAACCTAAACGATATTTGCTCCAATTACTTGGATCTAGTCGTACTCACGATTTTCACAGTTATTCTCACATTTTCGAAAGCAAATCAGTTCCGCTACCCTTTGACCTGATTCTATAATTTATTCTCTCCCCTCTAGAACAAATATAAATCTATTTAAATGAAACCGATACAAACATCAAAAAGTCAACAATCACCAATGTTCTTcttcatttgtttttcttcgcAGGTCTCAACGGAACCGttaaaagaagaagaagaagaaaatgtcGAAGAGGAGATAAAGGGCGAAAACGTGATTGGGGAGGAGTTTCAAGTGGTGGgagatacaaaaataaatgatgaACAAGAAGATCGGGTGGAAGCGACAAAAGACAAGGTAACTAGTAGTGATAAAAGATCAATCGCCAAGATAAGCttattggaatttgaaatagtTTGCTAATTACCCctagtttccaatttttccgagaAAGTACTTTTGTTGATTGGAACTGCCATTCATAGGATCACAAGGTGatcgaaaacaaaaagaagcAGCTGACTACTTGCGAATTTCCAGTAGAAATAGATTTAGAGAAGcaagaaattcgagaaattctttagacaaaatttttctttggaatGGTGGGTCATGGGTCCGCACGTACCCAAGTTTCTCTCTGAGACTGAGCAAAATGTATAAGTGGGCTCTCAATACAATTTTCTGTCATAGGTACGTGCAGACATTTTTAAGCAAACGATCGATCAAACCAAGTAATGAGCAAAAATAGTGCTAATAGGTTAAGATTTCCTACGAGGCAGGTTGCATACCCTAGCAGATATTTCTAAATAGATTTTGTACCAAATATCATTAACTGGGGAGCCTTCAGTAGTTGTCCTATTTCCTGGCacttgttaattttcaaaaaattattcaaattcccactattttcagattaatgaCGCTTTCATCATGCTTCCACCACCTTCAGCAGCCGCAATGATCCCATCAGATTCAGAATCCGAAGACGACGATAATTTCATTATTACtcgattttaaattatttgttttactTAAATTCTTAACTAAACTCTAGTCAATTGTCTCTCTACATTCCAGTGCCAAACCACCattccattaaaaataaatttctcaaataaaacCGATTCGATTTGCGAAAAAagcaatatattttattttcatttcttcacagcacaaaaaataacaatttggAAGGTATGTACAGAATCCGTTTCGATCAAACGCGTCAATGGGAGGTTTCAAGCAACTTTTTCAGATGCTCCTCGGCGGCTTCCAGATCATCACGGAGATAACGGAGTTTTGCAGGGGTCACAAATTCCTCGTTGTATacgtttttctggaaaagtaAAAGGGTTTAAAGGGTGGAATGGGATAATCTTTTGTGGCCTACACTATCTTTTTTAAGTTGTTAACTGATCTACAATCTCGAAAATTCCCCgtaaaactgcaatttttgagtaatatGTTCAGTTACAGCCTTTTGGAAACTCAAAATCCTAGTGCTTTgtcatttgaattttgcattttgtcCAGCGTACAGAATAGTTTTTGCTAAGTAGTCgagaaattttataatttgacgtttcagagaaattgaaaactatttttttcc
The nucleotide sequence above comes from Caenorhabditis elegans chromosome III. Encoded proteins:
- the F09F7.5 gene encoding CRIB domain-containing protein (Confirmed by transcript evidence); the encoded protein is MPNDLPLLPPKNQHKHLDKTMISLPSDFRHLAHVGPMGSSEIENLRTSDNVIDTVNESYYIRPSSSNSTLRSQRKEKDRVGLDDAFPSASKSEEEVEVVRGYENQPTSHQYINIAPPRPSKKNYKAPAPPTPPPQNSKPNLIFNAQDDEEETSEISEQPVVFRSISHTSNISTHIAPPPKIQTADRIVAPKPNSLVIERPGDLGGAFSFGLDDCIPIVKSTPPLNTLSPLHRPLAIPKNQEETPILSPASPPDDSNYMSTIRSTSVQGRKILDELDDWLDDLDDLDRDQLSTISTDESGYPTLALEKDRAFMKHLVEKYELGVAPETIRLRKKKGPAPKAPSLPPDLSSPTFQAPGFIPAFSARPVSMPPNRPPPSYEAPSFDAPEAPGTVLINGRALTKQNALDLRSSDESGVPPAIARFLYDKRIKSATMPMSIGRMTSSSGNTDVSTTSSRSNADTVSSILSTVGEDDDVEVLKRDREVEEEFVPPVPKPRSRKTVSTEPLKEEEEENVEEEIKGENVIGEEFQVVGDTKINDEQEDRVEATKDKINDAFIMLPPPSAAAMIPSDSESEDDDNFIITRF
- the F09F7.5 gene encoding CRIB domain-containing protein (Confirmed by transcript evidence); the protein is MPNDLPLLPPKNQHKHLDKTMISLPSDFRHLAHVGPMGSSEIENLRTSDNVIDTVNESSYYIRPSSSNSTLRSQRKEKDRVGLDDAFPSASKSEEEVEVVRGYENQPTSHQYINIAPPRPSKKNYKAPAPPTPPPQNSKPNLIFNAQDDEEETSEISEQPVVFRSISHTSNISTHIAPPPKIQTADRIVAPKPNSLVIERPGDLGGAFSFGLDDCIPIVKSTPPLNTLSPLHRPLAIPKNQEETPILSPASPPDDSNYMSTIRSTSVQGRKILDELDDWLDDLDDLDRDQLSTISTDESGYPTLALEKDRAFMKHLVEKYELGVAPETIRLRKKKGPAPKAPSLPPDLSSPTFQAPGFIPAFSARPVSMPPNRPPPSYEAPSFDAPEAPGTVLINGRALTKQNALDLRSSDESGVPPAIARFLYDKRIKSATMPMSIGRMTSSSGNTDVSTTSSRSNADTVSSILSTVGEDDDVEVLKRDREVEEEFVPPVPKPRSRKTVSTEPLKEEEEENVEEEIKGENVIGEEFQVVGDTKINDEQEDRVEATKDKINDAFIMLPPPSAAAMIPSDSESEDDDNFIITRF